The Candidatus Zixiibacteriota bacterium genomic interval CGATATCCGGCGTTGTATTACCCATTCCCTGCGCGATAACATCGGCCCGCCTCAAGTCCAGCAGGTCAAATACAAGCTCCGGGCCTACCTTGCGAATCAGGCGCCGTACACCTTTATCGGAAAGCTCCGAGGTAAACATATGAGTCCTGATCAAAGCCATCACATCCTCGATCACATGATTTGAAAACCGCAACCGGCTCAACACTTCGGATGCCATTTTCGCGCCCATGACCTCATGACCGTAAAAGTGGGCACGATCCCCCTCCAGCGTCCTGGAAGGAGGCTTGGCGACATCATGCAAAAGCCCGGCCAGCCTCACAACCAGCGAAGGTTTGAGCTGATCAACGGTATTGATCGAATGAGTAAAAACGTCATGAGCATGATAACCGCCGGGCTGGTCGACGTCAACAGTCTCGGCCAGTTCGGGCAAAATTTTTTTGAGCATTCCGCATTCTTTCATCAAAATAAACCCGATCGAGGGCTTTTGGGCGCGGGTCAGCATCTTGTTCAGCTCTTCCTGGATTCGTTCCGGCGAGATGGTCGTGATCAGGTCGACATTTTCGACAATGGCCGCGAAGGTCTGTGGCTCGATCTGGAATTCAAACCGGGCCGCAAACTGGATCGCCCTCATCATCCTGAGGGGATCATCTTTAAAAGTATCCGGCCTGAGCATCCGAATCAGGCCGTTTTTCAGGTCCTCTCCACCGCCAAACGGATCCAGAATTTCACCTGTACGGAGGTCACGAGCCATGGCATTGATAGTGAAGTCGCGGCGAAGCAGGTCTTCCTCTATCGGCAGTTTGTGGTCGAAATCGACCTTGAAGTCGCGATGACCACTGCCAGTGGAAAATTCACTGCGTGGCAAAGCGATATCGTATGTAATGGTATTTTTTATTCCGTTGGGGGATGCAGTAAATTTAATGACACCGAATGAACGCCCGACCAGGTCGACCTGGCCGAATCCTGTGAGAATTCTTACGAGTCGGTCGAATTCGATTTTTGTGACGAGGTAATCGCGGTCTTTTTCGGGAA includes:
- a CDS encoding HD domain-containing protein, translated to MYGLNRAVVDEILEHGNLYEVGGYVRDSLRGVDFPEKDRDYLVTKIEFDRLVRILTGFGQVDLVGRSFGVIKFTASPNGIKNTITYDIALPRSEFSTGSGHRDFKVDFDHKLPIEEDLLRRDFTINAMARDLRTGEILDPFGGGEDLKNGLIRMLRPDTFKDDPLRMMRAIQFAARFEFQIEPQTFAAIVENVDLITTISPERIQEELNKMLTRAQKPSIGFILMKECGMLKKILPELAETVDVDQPGGYHAHDVFTHSINTVDQLKPSLVVRLAGLLHDVAKPPSRTLEGDRAHFYGHEVMGAKMASEVLSRLRFSNHVIEDVMALIRTHMFTSELSDKGVRRLIRKVGPELVFDLLDLRRADVIAQGMGNTTPDIDLLEKRIHTELDNKTPLGLSQLAVNGNDIMQEFNLRQSPHVGEILNHLLDYVLEFPDQNEKEILMDIARKYMQDKERE